One Misgurnus anguillicaudatus chromosome 19, ASM2758022v2, whole genome shotgun sequence genomic region harbors:
- the slc16a6b gene encoding solute carrier family 16 member 6b, translating into MTGLTSALKGCTSPNVYAEVPDGGWGWVVAVAFFFVEVFTYGIIKIFGIFLQDLMSCFGETNSRVSWVVSICVFVMAFTAPLSTVMSNRFGYRPVVMLGGFLISLGTITTALTQSITEMYITMGIVAGLGYCLTFLPTVTILSQYFSKRRSLVTSIASTGECFSLLALAPALNALKEQIGWRYCLIVIGVLQTSIIVCGALLKPIVIKPKPSTTEGSTSPLKEPDSKYDQENEFTRTSINSVDSGVQSISSSQTNLSEPQGSEKKALREKEEKETNEEEPAALPETPLKQASGSKLLDFSVLRDPCFNCYALFGLFATLGFFAPQLYVIDLSVSRGVSRDSATYMLSSMAVAEILGRLSMGWVLNRRPIRKIYILLICTVLLCPVLVAFTFVAEFWGLMICSCLYGFLLGTVASSHIPMLAEDDVIGIQRMPSAVGVYVCIQSFAGLAGPPLGGVLVDVTKNYGSAFYSCAAGMVLGALFLGLVRPAKTGLCPGKTRNNERQKPDRESSSQGSDDVPVDFVEVDVDIDSCPAKSNPWPV; encoded by the exons ATGACAGGATTGACGTCTGCCCTTAAGGGCTGCACGAGCCCCAATGTATATGCCGAGGTGCCAGATGGTGGCTGGGGCTGGGTGGTGGCCGTCGCCTTCTTCTTCGTGGAAGTTTTTACCTATGGCATCATCAAGATTTTTGGGATCTTCCTTCAGGACCTCATGAGCTGCTTTGGTGAAACCAACAGCAGAGTGTCTTGGGTTGTTTCCATCTGTGTCTTTGTCATGGCCTTTACAG CTCCACTTTCTACAGTCATGAGTAACCGCTTTGGTTATCGTCCAGTTGTCATGCTCGGTGGATTCCTGATCAGCCTGGGTACCATCACAACAGCCCTGACCCAATCTATCACTGAGATGTACATCACCATGGGAATTGTTGCAG GCCTGGGTTACTGCCTTACCTTCCTGCCAACAGTCACCATCCTCTCGCAGTACTTCAGCAAGCGACGTTCCCTCGTCACATCGATAGCGTCCACTGGAGAATGCTTCTCGCTGCTAGCGTTAGCGCCAG CTTTGAACGCATTGAAGGAGCAGATCGGCTGGCGCTACTGCTTGATTGTAATTGGGGTTTTGCAGACCTCAATCATCGTCTGTGGAGCTCTGTTAAAGCCAATAGTCATTAAACCCAAACCCTCCACCACGGAGGGTTCCACATCACCGCTGAAGGAACCCGATTCCAAATACGATCAGGAGAACGAATTCACACGTACCTCCATCAACTCTGTGGACTCTGGGGTCCAGTCGATCAGCTCTTCTCAGACGAACCTCTCCGAGCCCCAGGGATCAGAAAAGAAAGCACTTAGGGAAAAAGAGGAGAAAGAAACGAATGAAGAAGAGCCAGCAGCATTGCCCGAGACCCCACTCAAACAAGCCTCCGGGAGCAAGCTGTTGGACTTCTCCGTGCTCAGGGACCCCTGCTTCAACTGCTACGCTCTCTTCGGCCTGTTTGCCACATTAGGGTTTTTTGCCCCACAGCTGTACGTGATTGACCTCAGCGTGAGTCGAGGTGTGTCACGCGACAGCGCGACCTACATGCTCTCCTCCATGGCGGTGGCTGAGATTCTAGGTCGTCTGTCGATGGGTTGGGTTCTCAATCGCAGGCCCATACGCAAGATCTACATTCTGCTGATATGCACGGTGCTGCTGTGTCCGGTGCTGGTCGCCTTCACCTTTGTCGCTGAATTCTGGGGGCTTATGATTTGCTCCTGTCTCTATGGCTTCTTGCTGGGCACCGTGGCGTCCAGCCACATCCCCATGCTGGCTGAAGATGATGTGATTGGCATTCAGAGAATGCCGTCGGCTGTTGGTGTCTACGTCTGCATCCAGAGCTTCGCAGGACTGGCTGGTCCACCTCTTGGAG gcGTTCTGGTAGACGTGACTAAGAATTACGGGTCAGCATTTTACTCCTGCGCAGCTGGCATGGTTCTCGGTGCTCTCTTTCTTGGACTGGTGCGTCCAGCCAAAACCGGTCTCTGTCCTGGCAAGACGAGGAATAACGAAAGGCAAAAACCAGACAGGGAATCCAGCTCACAGGGTAGCGATGATGTCCCCGTCGACTTTGTGGAAGTAGACGTTGATATCGACAGCTGTCCTGCAAAAAGCAACCCTTGGCCGGTATGA